From the Lytechinus variegatus isolate NC3 chromosome 5, Lvar_3.0, whole genome shotgun sequence genome, the window ctttcagcaataaacagggcatccagtaataaacaaacttccttgcacatttttcatggcagtaatcttttgtttgattaatgacaatgagtaaagatgattataagagaaatgtcatttgtcggatgtctagttatcatgttggtcatgacagtcctgctaaacatgatctagaataactagtattccttattttactagtatagtagtatactctttttaaaagtagcgatattgttaatgatcaaacgaatgaatcaacaactaaaggaataaacaaataaacagccaaataactaaaaaaaatatcaattacaattatagtaataggggtaaaataaaaaaaagctcaacattatatttcttatccacgtgcagatatgcggacactaaaatgataagcacactctgtttaaaattaccatgattacaaaggcttgattgaattaagtatggaaatgaaataaacctcaccgggttgtcggaagtaaactgtatagatagcaacttgttataatttcgattcatttcttattatgtaccttgttatgatgataacataggtaaggaaatgtaacagtttataaccttcaaacctagaagactgcgcacgtacagaaatcactggtataagtaattccaaaatacattgcgcctcgacttcttcttgaaactggaagacgtttattttcacccaatatagttatgcaaaacagtccttaacagtaaaggATTATAATGCCCAACATGAAGGAAAAACAGGCATACTAATGCTTCATATGGCAGTATCAGGTAACACGCTCGAAAGGAACATACTTGCTAAGTTCCTATTCTCTTGAACGATTCAGTAAATCAGTACAAAAGTATGAACGCTTAAGTGCTTAATGTCCCAGAAGTCTCTTGTAATCTAGGTTAAGAAAAGCCCAAATGTTTGGCGCCTCTTCTCGCTTCTGGCCGCGAACTCCTTGGCGAGATTTTGGACAGATATGTTGTCGAGCAGGTCATGATGGCTGTTACACACGGCAACTGCGTTCAGCCTCCGCTGAGTCATTGTGCTTCTCAGCCATGTCTTGAGGCGCCGCAGAGCAGAGAAGCTCCGTTCGCATTCACTTGATGAGACCGGACACACGAGGAGCAACTTCAGAAGTGTAACAACTTGTGGGAACAGGTTTCGTACTTCCTTCGCCATGTTATGGTATGCGTCTTCTGCTTCATGCAAACTACACGCTCCAGTCGTCTGCTTGAACATAGCCAGCTGCACTGCCAAGATGTCCTTCTTAAGCTCCGGATATTTCTGGATGAAGCGTTCATCGCTACTTTCCCAGAGAGAAGCATATCCTCCAGCTTCTTGTACGAAGCCATGTCAGTCTTGGTAGGATCATACCTGTCGTTCAGTTGAACTACCACAGCATCGACAAAGGTCAGGTACTGCGTCCTGTAGTACTGTTCTGCACTTGTTGGGTTGAACGCCGTTGCTGGTCCTGTCAAACGTCGAGGAGGATTCCTTTTCCTTTGGGAGGCGAAGTGGATCTAATCCAAGTTCATCTGCCTTGGACACTGCTTTTTCATACAGTACGTGGAACTCCTCGTCTGTCCGCCATGCAGTCATCTGGTTAGTTGTCATGCTGACTGCTGACTGCTTCTAAGCATACCTGCACAATGACAATTTGGGCgaaatttaaagaatgattaaaACTGTATGAGAACATCCGAGAAAATTGCTCTTATCAAGAGCGTAAAGTCTCATGGATTTCGAAGTTCTAAGTTTCTTAAAACATAATCTTAAAAGTAGTTTCAAAACAGAGACACTTTACTTCTTCCACATTCTGtgctgaatattcatgagtaatTTCATATACAATAATGTAATGCGGCAGTAATCTTACCTGAAACGACAGCTGAGCGGGCTTGGCAGGAACGATTCAGTTGCTGTAGAGCTGCTATAGGCTTGGTGACCATCTCAAGGCTGAGGTAGGTTTCTCCCTTCTCAAAGCGATCGAGGAGGCCATTCGCCTTGGCAGCTGATTCTGTAGAACCCGATGACGCCATCTCTCTGAGGCTTTCGAGAACAGCCTTGTAGTTATCCTTGACGGAGAGGATGGCAGCTAACCTACATAGCCAACGAGTAGGACACAAGGGCCGAATTGTCGAAGGCTTCATCGGCTGATCATCAGAAGAGCTGTCGTGTCCAATCTCCTCAAAGATGGCCTAGATGGGTTTAAAAGTAAAGAATGGTCTATCATTCATAAAAGTAAAGAATGGACTATCATGAGTATATCAACATGATCgatgtgttctttatttgtaattttatcctAATAGCTCACGTCATTATAAATACTACACAGACGCAAAACAGACTCAATTGATTTAAGGTACATTAGCAAATATAAATTGAAGTAGAAGTTTTAAATATAAACGTAATGTCACTTACTTTGTACTTTCCAGATCTCTTGAAAAGAACACCCAGCTCATGCACCCACTGGATAGCATCTCGAACAGCGGAACACTCCGAAACTGCATGCTGCATGATGAGATTTGCTACATGGGATCCACAATGAAAATGCAATGCGAGCGGTTGTCGTTCTTTCACTCTAGCTTGACACCCCCTGTATTGTCCCTGCATGATGGCTGCACCATCATATGTCTGGGCCCTCAGGTTATCCACCGACAGTGATAGGCGAGTGATGACATCGCATATCATGCTGCAAATTACTTCACCGGACGTGTTTGGTAGTTCATACAGTCCCACAAAGTCTTCATGCACGATGAGATTGTCATCAACATGGCGAAAGCAAATGGACTCTTGTTCTGCACCACTTATGTCTTGAGTTCCATCAACCATTACACCAAAAGTTCCATTCTTTGCGATACCTTCAGCCAGAGTTCTCACGATTTGATGACAGAACATCTGAATCATCTCTTCCTGAGATTGTGGGGAAGTGAAGTTGATTGCCCGTTTGAGATAGTCATCAAGACCGGCGTCGCTTTCCCGGAAAAGTTTGAGGAGTTGAACAAAATTACCTTCCTCTGGCGTATGCCCCCGGAATGGAAGTCCCTGACGCAGGAGATAGCGCAGGCACTGGAACACTTTTAGAAGGGCTTTGCTTGATTCCTCCTGTTGCTTTCTCAGATTGCTACTCATTTGTGCGTCAATTGCTGGCTGTGATTTTGAAGCAACCGCCAAGGCGACTCTGTGACTCAGAGGCTTTGTGGCTCTCAAATCTTTCTGTTGCCTTTTTCCAGTTATCAAAGCCGGTAGCCACAAATGCTGGTTCCTtgttctttgccatttttagaTGGCCAAGTTTTTCTGCTTTCATACAAGTAAAGCACAGTACTCCTTTCAATGATGGATCGTAATGGATCCAAGGGTTCATCTTGTACCATTTTTCCTGGAAATAGATTTTCTGCTTCTGTCTTTCCTGTGGCGGAATAGAAGAAGGGGCAGGATGATTTGGACTCATCCACTCTGATTCAGTTGCTTGATTTCCATCATGTGGAGTCTTCTCAACTGGAGCATCCTCCATGTCTCCTCCATCCCCACTTGGTGTTCTTTGTTCGTCCTCCAACTGTGACGTTGATGGCCGGTCTTCATCAGTTTCTTGACAACTTTTGAAGAAGGTCGTAATTTTTGACGTTTTCAAACGCTTTGCTTGCGACATGCTTGGACAATTTCACGTCATTACATTGACCGAAATTCACAAGGTTGAATTGAATCTTGTCTAGAAATTAGTCAAATTTTTATCGCGTAAATGCGCGAGATGATTATGTTTTTCGTCAAAGGTCCGACAATGAACACGCTGAGGGTCGAGTTAGGCTTGTTCTGTGATCTTATaccataaattaatcttatccatggattgattcaatctgccttcgtgaattaaggcatgtctatatattggatgattctaccttctttgaaaagcacaaagtactctgaaaaattagtgaaatagttcactctttaaccctaaaaagactgggggggggggctgattcagcccccccctcgacatttttcgcgataaatccgccgcgcgaaattttttgaccgcgtcgcttgctgactttttactttcaagtctcgcgcaacttttgagaccaaaattgtgacccccgggtacgcggttccaaaattacgcaacattttgtaagtgcatgcagacccaaaattactcaaaaacgtgaatttgtgtacaaatccaatgcaaatagtgttcttagccaaaattcataaatgtatcattattttttattttactgcttaaaatcagttaattttatattttttatggtcaaaataaagtccccgacaatttccattgaaaaaacaataaaaaacaaaaagtcgaaaaacaaagaaatacataagaaatttagaaaacaatagaatacataagaaaataaatgtgattttcaaatttttttaaaatcaatttgatcagatgcctatctagagtatgtgaaacaaaaattagcatttcaggggcattattttattaattagagcaaatttatgattttacgcataaattagcataattaatgagacatgagattttttgcagaatttgatgttatagttttgtagataatgccatgggtaacgcgtgtgccaattttcgtcgcgatcgcgcgatcgacggccgagatcataagggggggctgaatcagccccccccagtcttcttaggcgtcgaaatagcccagtctatttagggttaaggagtgaatatatgaaagagtgaatattgagtgaaaaaaaaaacctcggatatcactgaggccatccaaaatttgcactttcattccaaaatcattcaattactaattcgctccttagagactgaaaattttcacctttcctttgcaaagtaggggttgaggacatggccagcagggaaaagggtcagtgtatgtgtataggtaatttcttattaattcgtttgaacagtgttaatgtgttatgaaagcaattgctctgaaagggagtgattaagcgacactttcttaaatctgtaatgaaatattttgaacttatctcctttgcaaatacataattattataaggaaatgtacttggtgaaactctgaataacgatccttaaatgtatatgacgacgcaagacagttgttattacttaaaacttgcaagttgtaaatgcatataagatgattgactctgaataaaagtccaattttgatcatgtttgtcattgctgtacgttatgattattactgctattattattgattgattttaactagcattcattgctttattactgtatagttttgcttcttcccccacagaaacctgggggatgattgtacacaccatccccccacctaaaattctgggggatgcatcccccatccccccccccccccccccccccccgctatctacgcccctggtCTCAGGAATTGTGTTGTGTCTTGGATGAAAGTTTTAGTATGTTATACTAATGGATATAATATTGTGTCAAGAAAACAAGATATCTGAACAGTCAGGCAAGAGCATCCTGTAATCAAATTTGCTTGGCCACAGTGAGGGCAACACTGTCAGAACAACATTTTTTACACCTCCCTGTAAAAAGTAGAAGTAGTTTGGTCAATTGAATGctatttaaagacatgtgttTAATGAAAAGTGCTAGATCTTTAAATAATTTCACCAGTTTACCAGGGAAGACCTCCTCAATTGCAGATATCTCCCTCTCACAGAAATCTGTTGTGAATGTAGAGGGCTCCCATGGCAGATTGGTCTCTTCCATCCATCCCTTCAGTGTTGCTAGTCCAcgttgaattgcctcttttgtTTCGGACTGAACAATGAAGAGACCAGCAACACTGAATCCCACATTTGTTTTGAGCAACATCATCAGCAAGTCAACAACACCTACAAAGTATGAGAGTGCAAGTCCTAGCATGAAttatatttgtaaatgttatgttcttataaatgtttttcatggttttac encodes:
- the LOC121414858 gene encoding uncharacterized protein LOC121414858 codes for the protein MSSNLRKQQEESSKALLKVFQCLRYLLRQGLPFRGHTPEEGNFVQLLKLFRESDAGLDDYLKRAINFTSPQSQEEMIQMFCHQIVRTLAEGIAKNGTFGVMVDGTQDISGAEQESICFRHVDDNLIVHEDFVGLYELPNTSGEVICSMICDVITRLSLSVDNLRAQTYDGAAIMQGQYRGCQARVKERQPLALHFHCGSHVANLIMQHAVSECSAVRDAIQWVHELGVLFKRSGKYKAIFEEIGHDSSSDDQPMKPSTIRPLCPTRWLCRLAAILSVKDNYKAVLESLREMASSGSTESAAKANGLLDRFEKGETYLSLEMVTKPIAALQQLNRSCQARSAVVSGMLRSSQQSA